From a single Lolium rigidum isolate FL_2022 chromosome 7, APGP_CSIRO_Lrig_0.1, whole genome shotgun sequence genomic region:
- the LOC124670921 gene encoding protein BONZAI 1-like — MAYVLYGKFIHEFSAYVILGMICFSCSPNSPVLQFYDSDRRFPAWGFGAKIPQGFISHCFNLNATTNDCEVVGVDGIMSAYSSTLYSVALAGPTLFGPVVTKAAEIANHAVQYSNNKYFVLLIITDGVITDVQETKDAIVRASDLLLSILIVGVGAADFTQMRVVGVDGIMSAYSSTLYSVALAGPTLFGPVVTKAAEIANHAVQYSNNKYFVLLIITDGVITDVQETKDAIVRASDLPLSILIVGVGAADFTQMRILDADFGKRLESSTGRIATRDIVQFVPVQEVEGQHLHL, encoded by the exons ATACTTGGCATGATATGTTTCAGCTGCAGCCCAAACTCCCCGGTTCTGCAGTTTTATGACAGTGATAGGCGGTTCCCTGCATGGGGTTTTGGCGCAAAGATACCACAAGGATTTATATCTCACTGCTTCAACTTGAATGCAACTACCAATGACTGTGAG GTAGTTGGAGTTGACGGCATCATGTCTGCCTACTCCTCTACTCTTTACAGTGTTGCTCTTGCTGGGCCAACCTTGTTTGGGCCCGTGGTCACCAAAGCTGCAGAAATTGCCAACCATGCTGTGCAGTATtcaaacaacaaatattttgtCTTGCTCATTATCACG GATGGTGTTATTACTGACGTGCAAGAAACAAAAGATGCTATCGTAAGGGCGTCAGACTTGCTGTTGTCCATTCTCATCGTGGGGGTTGGAGCTGCTGATTTCACACAAATGAGG GTAGTTGGAGTTGATGGCATCATGTCTGCCTACTCCTCTACTCTTTACAGTGTTGCTCTTGCTGGGCCAACCTTGTTTGGGCCCGTGGTCACCAAAGCTGCAGAAATTGCCAACCATGCTGTGCAGTATtcaaacaacaaatattttgtCTTGCTCATTATCACG GATGGTGTTATTACTGACGTGCAAGAAACAAAAGATGCTATCGTAAGGGCGTCAGACTTGCCGTTGTCCATTCTCATCGTGGGGGTTGGAGCTGCTGATTTCACACAAATGAGG ATCCTAGATGCCGACTTTGGTAAGCGGCTGGAGAGCTCGACCGGAAGGATTGCCACACGCGACATCGTCCAGTTTGTGCCCGTGCAAGAAGTCGAAGGTCAGCATTTGCACCTGTAG